From one Lotus japonicus ecotype B-129 chromosome 3, LjGifu_v1.2 genomic stretch:
- the LOC130743687 gene encoding uncharacterized protein LOC130743687: MASIRLARIWQNSPPETSKGEIISLKSPTLAERMEVESDTGVQTGSDGQPPGTPPEVAWRPTFKEKVLGKATVEKEKQVRNLVEAGVMKKDLIEGNSFFPMFDFKDECSYEVICKPWQDCLVVKLLGKHIGYKVLGDRLRSLWKPAGGIEVRDILHGYFLVQFDLKEDREHAMVGAPWMIYHHYLAVKPWTPDVVAANSEISTTAVWIRIPGLGFQFYDEIILLTLASAVGTPIRVDMNTVDMQRRKYARICVEIDLNKPVLGRVGLRGVWYNIEYEGLHLLCSHCGCYGHLARNCTRTPVPKQNPSPAATTKVPQEAAAPGAASSMHSTGRISGGKPSNGTDNDGGRNSRRDCSDH, from the coding sequence ATGGCTAGCATACGGTTAGCTCGCATATGGCAGAACTCCCCTCCGGAGACTTCTAAAGGAGAAATTATCTCATTAAAGTCACCTACCCTAGCAGAGAGAATGGAGGTTGAGAGCGATACTGGGGTTCAAACTGGGAGCGACGGCCAGCCTCCCGGCACACCGCCGGAGGTAGCCTGGCGGCCAACGTTCAAGGAGAAAGTACTCGGGAAAGCAACGGTAGAGAAGGAAAAGCAAGTCCGGAATCTGGTGGAGGCTGGAGTGATGAAGAAAGATCTCATTGAGGGGAATAGCTTCTTCCCAATGTTTGATTTCAAGGATGAATGTTCTTATGAGGTGATTTGCAAGCCATGGCAGGATTGCTTGGTCGTAAAACTGCTTGGAAAACACATAGGCTACAAAGTCTTAGGTGATCGACTACGCTCTTTATGGAAACCTGCAGGAGGCATCGAGGTTCGTGATATTCTACATGGATATTTCCTTGTCCAGTTCGACCTGAAGGAGGATCGTGAACATGCTATGGTTGGTGCCCCGTGGATGATATATCATCACTATCTCGCGGTGAAGCCATGGACGCCGGACGTCGTCGCGGCGAACTCAGAGATTAGTACCACCGCTGTTTGGATACGTATCCCTGGCCTTGGTTTTCAGTTTTATGATGAGATTATCCTGTTAACATTGGCATCTGCAGTAGGCACTCCTATCCGAGTCGACATGAATACCGTGGATATGCAGAGACGGAAGTATGCTAGGATTTGTGTTGAAATAGACCTGAATAAGCCAGTTCTTGGAAGAGTGGGACTACGTGGGGTTTGGTACAACATTGAGTATGAGGGATTGCATCTTCTATGCTCACACTGTGGTTGCTATGGCCACCTTGCTCGTAATTGCACCAGGACGCCCGTGCCCAAGCAGAACCCCTCGCCGGCAGCGACAACCAAGGTGCCACAGGAGGCGGCGGCGCCAGGCGCCGCCAGCAGCATGCACTCCACAGGACGCATCTCAGGCGGAAAACCTAGTAACGGAACAGACAATGATGGAGGCCGTAATTCCAGGCGTGATTGCAGCGACCATTAA